Genomic segment of Pelmatolapia mariae isolate MD_Pm_ZW linkage group LG6, Pm_UMD_F_2, whole genome shotgun sequence:
ACCTTTGCCTTTAGTTAATAGAAAATGTTTGATAAATTCACACTAGTGCCAAAACACAGAGCACCAAGACCTGAAACTGTTTGGTTTTATTGATACTTAAAAGACAAAATCATCATAATCTTGTACATCATGAAAAGTGACCACTGAGAAGCCCGTGTCCTGTACAATCAGTGATACTCGAATACTGATCACATCTTATTTTCACCAAAGGACTCATTCCTCCCAGGCATCTCCATAGATGTTCTTCTTCACTGTACAGAGACAGAAGGagaaatgcaaattattttacaaattaCTTAAAAGACAGGCTGTACTTGCAAATCTACCTCTATCTATCCACCACCATTTCTTAAGGAAATTATCCTAGTCCTCCTGTAAGGTGCAATCCACACTGCATCTTGAATTATAATAAATGGCAGTAATGACGTCAAATTCCTCCCTCCCTACTATTTGTTTCCATGCCAGTTGCTCCTCCGCTTGTTCACGATATAGATGCAGGCGCATCACAGGAATAAGATTCTGCTGCCACAACTAAATAAGATTTTATTCTTTGATGGACTTCCAGATGCTtggttttgtacattttacttccttgaattctataagattttttttctctcaactgTTGATATAATTTAATTATTGTGTCATTTAATGCTAACTTACAGACATTGTCAGAATTATAGACTATGAAGCAACTCCTTTAACTGCTAACTTTGAACCTCTGTAAGACACCACTTTAGAGACACAAACATAAGTTCTTTAATGTTGTTATCTTCCATCTAGTTTGGCcaaggaagggaaaaaaaagtatatatcaAGTTCTATATATGCCTTAGCAGTAACAACCTACCATCTTTCTTGGGTCTTTCTGGCTCTTTTGCAGGTGGTGTTTTGAGCAATGCGTCAGCTTTCTGAGTGAGTGTGACCTCATAGTTCTCTCTGTTTTTGAGCCTCAGGTCCTCATAGAGGATAGACTTCCTCTTgggctcctcctcttccacatATGACTGGACTGAAACTTACAGGGCAAaagatgggattttttttttaaaaaagttcatTTCTACTGGAAAGTTTTGTTGAAATGTTTGGATGATTAAATTAACTCAGTCTGTGAATTCAGTGAACACCTTTTGCAACTTACATGTTTAATCTCAGTAAGAATACAAGTTACACAATATCATAACATTTGCAAAAAAGTAGTTTGATGCTTTATACACTGATTACTTTTTAGAATGAGaggattaaaaattaaaaatattattttgcaAAGAGGTATGTTTGGAGGTGTGAAGGGGAGACTTTTAAACCCAAGAACACTGTATCATCAAGCACGGGGGTGGTAGTTTTATGATCTGCAGCTGTTTTGTGCCAGTGGTACTGGTACATTATACAAAGTGGAAAGAATAATGAAGAAGGGCCACATCTTAATGCATGCTCAATAATCCACGTAAGGAAATCTGAAATCTcaaaaaagttgattttgttcatctggacgcagcTACCTCCTaattcttcaacttcacctcaaatcagCAGACAGACGATTGAAACTTGGACACAACTGAGTGTTCCAACAGATCAATGATCTCAGTACTTTAAAACTGACTTTGCAATAGATAAAGCAGGTTGCCATTAAGCTGGAGTGGCCTTCGGAAAGCTTAGACCTTAAAGTCTATTAAAAATTTTTGGAGTATGCTTAAAAAGTCAGACCTGCGCCAGAAAATCAACCGATTTAAATTAACCAAGAAATCCAGCCAGCATTAtaccagaagcttgttgatgacTACCAGAAGCATATGGCTAAGGTGCAACTTGCTAAGGGACATATAACAAAATATCAGGGGAGATATGTGTATACatttttgaccctgtgtggattagagaaaatccaaagtAAATTCAAATTTGTGCACCCaactcttgtttgtttttttttttaaagtaatttcagATGTATGCCGAACAAGAAAAACTAGTAAATGCTGGACTTTGATGACCACCTAACTGTAACAAGTGAAAAGGAAAGACCTGTTATTCACTGGTAGCACTTTTCTATTCTTGCTGCAAGCAAAATTCAGAGAGCACTTTATCAATACAATATTCACACTTGTGGAAAATTAACTGAAGATGGCTAGTGGGAGCCGCAAACTCCttgcaaaaaaagagaacaggAAGCTTTGGCCCCAGGACCTTCTTTTGGTGAGCTACTGTTGAGAACTAAATTGTGAATAACCCACATATTGCCCGTTTGGAATACCTGGAGCACTAAAGTCATCTCCTCTGTCCATTTGTGCTGGTGGGTCTGGACTGTAGCCATATCCATAATCTTTGCTGTAGGTGTGGCTCGAGGCTTCTGCAGGCTGGAATATGGGTTCAAAAGACTGAGAGTCTGGGTCACCCAACTCTGACTGAGGACCCTGGGATCTGTAAAGAAGGGGACAAAATGCTAAAGACAATGCTGCTGACAGTTAATCTCAACAGGCCAGCATTTAATTAAGTGTATGTGATACTCACTTCAGTGGAGGCAGGCCTGACCTCTGTCTGATAATCTCGCCAAGAGGAGAGTTCTCCAGCCTCTTGAATTTTTCCTGACATGTTTTCATATATGACAGTTTTCCAGCCAGGTAGCCACAGAAACCAGCAACTGTAGGGTCAAACGcagtcaaagaaaagaaatgagaaaacaacacaaactgagTTTAACAGAGAGGTTTTTCTTATTCTACTCAGTAAATACAGGgcaagtgtgtgtatgtgcgtttCCCACATATTTAACACTTATAAACTTACAGGCTACTTTGGGTAAAGATCCAAATCTTGGAGATGCAGACAGAGCCCCTGCAAATTTAACACATTCATGTCAACTTGAGGATCAACATGTGACAATGTTCATTTAACCGATATTGTGCTGATTCCAGTACAGCAGGGATGTTAAACACATGGCCCTGGGGCCAGAATGATCTCGCCCCTCTGGATGCTTTAGAGAATGTGAAAATTACAAAGGAGAGCATAAATTTCAACATTTCACTGTGCTTTCTGTCACTTTTAGAGCCATCTTACTAACAGAAATATCAGCAACCCATCAACAGCTCTGTCCTTGCCAGTCCCCAAGACTCCATAGAGGAGGTGGGTGAGAGCAGGATGTTAACCATGCTAATGTTCATTATGGACAACACCTCTCACCCCCTGCATGAGACTGTGGAGGccctgagcagctccttcagcagTAGACTGTTACAGACACTGTGTAGGAACGAGCACAATCGCAAGTCCTTCATCCCAACAGTAGTCAGAGTGTACAATGTAGACACAGGAAAAACACCATCTAAAAATACTTGTGTATAAATATAATgtctattttactttttctttctgaCCCTTGTAACAAGGGAATTTCCACAGTGTGGGATTAGTAAAGTATCTATGTATCTAtaattatagatttttaaaaaaaaattattgctaATACTCCATTAATTGGCAGAAGTTCAAGTTTTTCACTATGTTCTTTAGAAATTAATGTTTTGTGGTAAAAATCGATCAAATTTAtctgtaaaataacaaaaaaaaagttacatttctTTCTAAACATTTAAGATCAAAGTGACATGCTGACTCACTCCCACATCTTTTCTTTATAAATTGTTTTCATAAGACTTCTCTTACGTCTTCAGAGTGAACGAAAGAGGAACACTTTATAATACGTATTACTGATCTGTCCTATTGAAGACCAGATTGGACTGCTCTGAATGTGGCCCACTGTGTagaatgagtttgacacccctgctgcaGTATGGACAACATTACCTCTGGCCACTAGGGCTTGGGTGATAGCCATGCTGATCACAGAGAAGGGCACCGCTGTGGAGAAATCGTAATGATGTCAGTGTAAATACGACGGagtcaaaacaaacaacagtttcACATCCTAAACCATCAAGCTGGTATGCACGGGAAACTTACACCTGTAAAAAAAGCTCTCCTGGTTGCACTCTCTCAACACTCTCCTCTCTTCTTCTGTGGGGATGTAGTCAATGTTCAGCGGCGTCTGCAGGTTAACGCAAACACCTTACCGTTAGTTAACAGCTGCTAGAAGTCATAGAAATCCACGCAAACGTTTCCACCTTCAAATTACTGAAATTAAAACGGAGGGCAACAAAGCACACACCCCTCTCCATAAAACTGCGCGTGCAGTTCATCCAAAGTCACTGCCAGCAACCGTAAGCTAACGTGTTAGCATCTAACTTAGTGCGCGTTTATCTCCATGTTTTACCTGCGCCGGTTGGTGCTGCCGCTCGTCCGGGAAACCTGTAGTGGAGGACGACATACTGACGATAATGTCCAAGCTTCCTGACACCTCAAAGCATGTGAACTAACATAGTATAAGCCACTCGGCGTACTGACTTATCTAGTGTTTGGTACAATGTCATTGCTACAGATAGCGTTGACATTAACCCGGAAGTTGAAGGAAAGTTGCATTTGTTTagctaacaaaaaaagaagaaaagaaaagaaaacctgtTAATCTCAGTTTTACTGCTGGAATGTAATCTCTCATGAACATGAttccaaataataaaaaataaatatcgtTGCAGTTGTATTActttaaaacatcagaaagagtTCTCAACTGggtcttttattttggaaaaaaaaaggctgttaAAGCGGTACCAATGTTGTCGACCcgctccctctagtggatgcGAACTAATTTCTGTCACTTTCCGGTTCACATCTTCATATTATGCAAACTATTTAATTGTTTTCATAATCATAGCTGCCTTATTGTGTGGCTATTGGTTTGCTGGTAAGAAGAATTAATTTCTTTTAGAGCCACACGTCCAAAGAGATCCGATACTAATgagaattatttttatttggtgaacagtagatgggTCAGCTGGTGGGTTAGATGCATCtcacaggtcctgtgtcaggtctttggtGGATTTTTTCGTTTCCTAAGGACATGCCTTTTAGATACTGTTTATCTGCTGTAGATATTTTTAGGCCTACCTTTTTTGtcttccacttgtccagtttgcTCAAATTTATAagcacacactgcacaccatgccgaGATATGCCAAGTTCTCAGCTAATTTTTCCTTGGGAATTcctttgttggtgcaaaaattcTGTTTCTTGCCTGTCAAATAGTGTCATCTTGGACATTTGTTATAGAGTCGGTTAAAGAGATCAAAACAAATCAGACTACTATTAATAAAGTAGCttaagatacaatttaaaaagggttctttgctaagttatctgttatgtgtagacacaacactgtttCATCTCTTAAATTGCACAGCCTTTTCATGAACAAATCATTCATAGGTCAGTATTAAGTGACTTAAGAAACAAGAAGCATTCCTGTGAAAATAGCCAGGTgcaagtactttgatttaatataaacaaaaaagcagCCATTGTCTTTTAAAAGACCTTCATAAAACTGAAGAAGCATTTCtcaagaacattttaaaaacatgacaagaaagtctggctgctAGAAAGCAaaatgaggggtgactcaagaTGTTTGCACAGTTTGTCACATAATCATATATGTCTCatcatattacattttacaataCTGCAACTTTTATAATATACATTATGCATGCTACATAATATTTCAATTGAATAACACATTACATTTTACTATAATTTTGTCCATGTTGTGCTGATTATTTAGACTTTACAGACAGCAAAATGCTTTCCAGAGTTGCACAACTAATTTTTCTGTACTTCGTAAGTGCTGTATCAGTTTAGGAACCATTAATGGCAACTTgatttgcattaaaaataatataacacAGATGGGTGATAAGAGCCAAATTGTGCAGTGCTGTAATAGCATGGTATAGTGCCTAGATGATGCTGTTGCACTTGTAAACTGAAAAAAGACTTTGCCTCACAGTCTCCTGAGAACCAGCCTATTCATTTATGTCCTCTTTAATGGACAATTGTTTTTGTTCTATGTCTTTGGACATATTTGAGCTACCATAATAAGCCCTGTTGTGCTCAAAAGAGAACATCCGGGCTTTTCCAATGATATCTCATGTGTTTGGGTGGCCTCTTTCAGCTCCAAATAGGCTGGACATCTCAAAAGAAGTTCAACTGAAACATAATTGTTTCCTTGGTTTTCAGAAGGACATGACATGTAGAGGCACATATATGCATCAAAGTCCTTTTAATGCTGCTATTAAGGAGAAGATCAAGCCTGTGAATCTTTTTATCCTAAGCATGTTCAAAATACGTACAACAGAAGAGAGACCAcaatcaataaaagaaaaagaaaactaaaggacGAGGTCAGTTGTATCCTTTGTCACCTTAGTTATCTTCCATTTGGTTTTACTGCATGGCAGGAGATGCCAGGCTAAAGGGTATATGTGCCTTAACTGTGTTGGTGTGCGATGGAGGTGCTCCTATTTAGGGGTAAGGCCAAACTGGAATGCTAAGGTATAATCAGCCAATTAGAACTGTAGCTGGGGAGTTGTAATTTGTGGGCTTTTGGGACAACCAGACGGGCACCTCAGTGCACTGGGTTGCAGAGGGGCACAGCGTGGCTTCTGGGACAATCAATACTGGCAATGGTTTCATTAGGTCACTGCAGAGTTACTTGAGCTAACCACGCTGTTACATAACTGGGCCACTCAAGTAGCTCTAAGCTGTGGTATAGGTACAAATTACTTGCTGAGTTAACTGTGgcactttggtttgttttttggattAGTATTAACTACCCCTATAAAAAAACAGTTACACATTTGTTTGGTTAATCTATCTAAAATCAATTATGTCTAATAAAGCAGTCCTCTTACACAGAATTCCTTTATGAAGGTTAAGCTGTCCAGTATTTGTTGAAAGTGCTTTAAAGAAAATTAGCACTtctttaaaatggaaaattattcatatttatttcatgtgcaTCCACATTGACAAGCTGAACCTAATAAATTAGCAACAGAGCATTTGGTCAGATGGGAAGCATACATGGAAATGTCCCACCGGGGCTTGTTGTGCACTAGAGCAGTGAATCCTGGGTTCCCATGCTGGTGCAGCTACCATGGAGATTCAGTGCATCACTCTGGCGCAgattgacttttctttttttgttatgaAGAGTTTTATGGAGCTAAACTTAGTTCACTGGCATTTTGAAATATTGACCAATGGGTAGCTGGATTAGGAAAATCAATAATTTCTATccaaaaatgctccaaaaataCACTCAAGTTGGACTTGTATGACATTATagacccaccccacccccaataCAGTCAATGATCACACCCCACTGCCCTGTGTGGTATAAATAAATCTTTGTCAGGGCATCCATTGTGTCTGTCACCTCTTTCCCATGTTAATCTCAGGGTCCATCAGCTGGAGATATCCTCACTCTGAGAGCTGTGCATGAGACATGCAACgaagaattatttttttaacagctaAATTAAGTACAGAGTTTTTGCTTCAAGAGTTCATGTTTTAAATGGATGATCATACTTTTAAACGGGACACGCAAACAGAACTGATTATGAGTTTTGCGTGAAAAACGTACAAAGTACATCGGTAGGGTAAGTTTAGCGCAGGTGTGGAGGTGCAGTTGAAAGCTGACGCCACCAGCCTGAGACTTATCAGGTACAATGTGAGTTGGATTGCAACACCACTGGCAGAAAGATTAAAGCCGAGTCAGGTAAGACTAATCAAAGTTTGGAAGGTGTGTTCTTCTTATCATCGCGACGGAAGTGTTCCCGGTGATGTGAACACTGcacatcacatttttttttagtctaCATTGACCCCTCTTTGaccttttctactctatctgcACGAAGGCAGCATTTTTAAACCTGAGGCCAAAGTAAAAAGTGCACGGGAAGGATGGACACACTACACCCGCCACAGGTGAGGACAGACATGTCTCAGTCAATCTTCTAattatttttgctgctgttaacTGAAAACTGAATGCAAAACTGGAGTATTTAAATTAACAAAATTATATGATGGATTGGGAGAATCAGTATGGGTCAAGAGTTCATGAACCATAACATTTGTATGGTAACACGAGGATGTGTGTAGTTttgtaaattttatttatttataaacttttaaaatatgttttaacataCATACTGCTCATACAGTATGCATGTGGCTCTTAATTCATGtggaaacccccccccccccccccccccccacgttTATTGTTACTGAGCTGGAATTcagaacagaaaacactgaaattaaGTCTGAAAATGATTGGATGTGGTCCACTGAAGCCCAGCATGTGAAAACTAAAACTGACGTTCAATATTAGCTGTGCAGTAATCCTCTTATGAACGAGTAATGATAGAAAACAGGGCACAGCTTAGACAAATAGTGCACACTTTCAAACTTTAcaaattattattgtttattaagtataaacaataacaaaatgACGAAGCATACCCcagagtgttttctttttgtcataCTGTCCAGCGACTGGAATTTTACTGGATTACATGTGACACAAAGATCAATACCCTGGCATGAGacaagatgtgtgtgtgtgtgtgtgtgtgttattcctgAAGCCAATACCTGCTATAGAAAATTAGTTTGTTTTAATAAGCGAGGAGTCGATACAGCTGAATGAGGTTTTCTGTATCTATGCTTAGTTTGCTGCATTGTTAGTTAACGGCAATCATCACTTTAACAAATTGCtgcaaaaataaaggaaatttTACACAGCAATGCATCATTCTGTGTAAATGCTTGCTGCCTTTAGGTATAACAGCAAGCTACTTTACAGTTTATGTATAATATGGTGTTTTTTCTAAGTGTTATCTAAATATTACAATAACTTTGATATAATGTAAGTATTATTTATGCTTAAGAATAGTTTAAGAATGACTAAAGCTAAATGAGTGAAAATGaatctgattttctttttacagcaaatggctacaaaaaacaaatgtaaggAAGACAACGATGAGAAAAATGGATATAAAAGTAAAGGTGTGTAAGCGAAAAGCTACTGATTGATTTAATCAGaattacatgtgtgtgtgcagcaggacaaaaatagtctttttttctcatgtttatAGAAATCAAAGCGAGCCCTGCACATTCCACTGCGGCTCTGATCGTGGATGAGCCGGAGGAGACAGATGCATGGGACCTGCCAGAACTGAAGGACACGGGTGTCCCGTGGTCAGGTGTAGACTCGTTGTTTCTAATAGTACAAGCAATGTCTCATCAAGGACTGTGATAAGACAGTCCTGATAAGATGTGCACATTGTTAATAACTATTGCATTTACAAATCAAGCCTAGTGATTCAGAACATTAGCTGTACATTACACCATAAAGAGCTGCAGTAAAACACAAAGTCCTGCAGCTAAAGAGTTACTGTTTGTTACAGTGATAATTAAAATATTCACTGAGAAGcttttatatttgatttttaaacaaAGTGGAAAACCTCCCCAATAAATTTGACATTAAGTTtatgtgtttaggagttttctCTCATGTACACCATATTAACTTAATATAATTCAGTATGTCCTATTAAAGGTGCAAATGCTTTTGCAAACACTTGTTTCATATTTCGAGTTTGTCTGTAAGTTTGAtgattttgtaaatatttcgTTAAAAACAGCTTTAAGTGTTGATCTGTGTAAAACTAAAAGAATAAGACATAAAAGgcttttcatgttttaaaacattaataCACACTCTAGTTTGCTTCTGGATCATCATTCCCTCATTTTAAGAAGTTCAAACATTGATCTGATTACTTGAACAATGTACCAGTAATAAATGGTAGTGTTAATGATAGCAGTGAACAAACGTCCTGTTCAGATAAGATAAATTAGGTAAATTTGCTTTGACTGCAATAGAGGTTAAGATGAACTCTAAAATTATAGAACATAATACTactaatatatataattattagtgctgtcagcgttagtcttgttaaaatgacgttaacgccaaaACCGCATTaatgcggcaaatctccgttagcgagttactgcgtggggctgcacagcGTCAATGCGTTAGCGTGGTTAGGTCGTTAACGTATtagcgccgtgcagccccacgagattaacgctgacagcactaaaaatTATACATAAATTACTATATTCACTTAGTTGTTACCCTCCTCTTTGAATCCAGCGCCACTGATAGAGCTTACAATAAAGAAAAAGGGGGAAAGGTGTATTTTGGTGTAATAGTGCTTTTTTTTAGTCATTTATTTCAGACATGTTGatcttgtgtatttttgtttgtctctttctgtttgtttcagcTCTGGATACCAAAGGGAAGGTCCTCAGAGTGCTGATATCAGTGGCAAAGCTGATTCTGCTTTTAGGTTTCCTCTATATGTTCGTCTGTTCTCTTGACATCCTGAGCTCAGCTTTC
This window contains:
- the LOC134629244 gene encoding OCIA domain-containing protein 1-like, translating into MSSSTTGFPDERQHQPAQTPLNIDYIPTEEERRVLRECNQESFFYRSVPFSVISMAITQALVARGALSASPRFGSLPKVAFAGFCGYLAGKLSYMKTCQEKFKRLENSPLGEIIRQRSGLPPLKSQGPQSELGDPDSQSFEPIFQPAEASSHTYSKDYGYGYSPDPPAQMDRGDDFSAPVSVQSYVEEEEPKRKSILYEDLRLKNRENYEVTLTQKADALLKTPPAKEPERPKKDVKKNIYGDAWEE